The following nucleotide sequence is from Pseudomonas sessilinigenes.
GCGAGGTCCGGGTTGGCCTGGAGCAGGCGCTGTTGCAGGTCGTCGAGCTGTGGGTCGTGGTACAGCCGCCACCAGTGCGCGTCGAGGGCCTGGGGCGTGGCCGGGTGCCAGGGCCCGGCGGCGCTCTGTTCACGAAACTGCGCTGGCAACGCCACCTCCGGCGCCTGGTAATGCGGCGCCAGGGAGCAGCCGTGCAGCGCCAGCAGCACCAGCGCGGCGAAGGGCTTAAGCCTTGGGCGCATGGGCACCTCCGGCGTCGGCCAGTTGCACCAGGTCGCCTTCGCGCAGGGCGTCCGGCGGGTTGTCGATGACCTGATCCGTGGCTTGCAGGCCCTGGTCGATCACCAGGCGGTCGCCCAGGTCCAGGCCGATATGGATGCTGCGCAGGTGCACGTGTTTTGCGCTGTCGATGAGCGCCACCTGGGTGCCCTGGGCGCGGAAGATCAGGGCGCTGGCGGGGATGCTCAGGCCATGGGTGTCGGCCGCCAGAGCCAGGCTCGCTTCGGCGTAGTCGCCAGGATGCAGGGCGCCGTCGGGGTTGGCGGCGACGAACTGCGCCAGCAGCGTGCCGGAGCGCGGATCGACGGCGCAGGAGTCGCCCACCAACTGGGCGCTGAACTGCTGGCCGGGATGCTCGGGCACCGTCAGCCGGGCCGTGAGGCCGGGGCGGATCACGCTGGCGTAGTTTTGCGGAATGGGCACGTACAGCCGCAGCTTGTGGGTATCGGACAGGTCGAACAGTTGCGGATCGCTGTCGCTGTCTGCCTTGACCAGCTGGCCGATGTCGGTATGGCGGGCCGTGACCACGCCGGCGAACGGTGCGCGGATGGTCTTGTAGTCCTCCAGGGCCGAGAGCCGTGCGTAGTCGGCGGCGGCCGCTGCGGCACTGGCCTGGGCGGCGGTGGCGTTGGCGCGTTTTTCGTCGGCTTCCTGGCGCGATACCGAGTGGCTGGCCACCAGGTTCTGCCAGCGTGCGGCGGTGGTCTGGGCCAGCCGCGCATTGGCTTGCTGCTGGAGCATCCGCGCCCGGGCCTGGGCCACTTGCTGGTCCAGGTCGGGGCTGTCGATATGGGCCAGCACCTGGCCGGCCGCGACCTGGGTGCCGATGTCGGCGCTCCAGTCCTTGAGGTAGCCGCTGACCCGGGCGTGGATCGGCGCCTTGCTCCAGGCTTCCAGGTGGGCCGGCAGGCGCAGGCTGTCGCCCTGGGCGTTGGGTTGCGGTTGCACCGCCAGCACTTGGGGCACGGCGGCAGTTTCGGTCCAGGCGGCGACGGCCCGCTCATGCCGGGTGCGCGCGGCCAGGCCGCTGGCCACCAGCAGGGCGGCCAGGCTCAAGCCGCCGATGCCCAGCAGCATCAGGCGTTTGCGCGAAGGGGTGTGGTCAGGCGACATGGGTGGTTTCTCCAGCGACAGCGGGGTGGGAACGGCGACCGTGGACCAGGCTGAAGACCACGGGGACGAAGATCAGGGTGGCGACGGTGGCCAGCAGCAGGCCGCCGATCACCGCCCGGCCCAGGGGCGCGTTCTGCTCCTCGGACAGGGCCAGGGGCAGCATGCCGATGATCATCGCCAGGGCGGTCATGCACACCGGGCGAAAGCGCGTGTAGCCGGCTTCCAGGGCGGCCAGCAGGGCATCGCCGTGTTCCGCCAGGCGCTCGCGGCAGAAGCTCACTACCAGGATCGAGTTGGCGGTGGCCACCCCCATGCACAGGATGGCCCCGGTCAGCGCCGGCACCGACAGCGAGGTGCCGCTGAGGAACAGCATCCAGACGATGCCGGCCAGGGCCGCCGGTAGCGCGCTGATGATCACCAGCGGGTCGAGCCAGGATTGGAAGTTGACCACGATCAGCAGGTAGATCAGCACCACAGCCCCCAGCAGCCCCAGGCTCAGGCCGCTGAAGGCCTGGTGCAGGGCATCGATCTGCCCGTGCAGGCTGACCGTGGCGCCCTTGGGCCGCAGGGCCGCGGCGTCGTCCAGCACCTGTTGCATGTCGTGGGCCACGGCGCCCAGGTCGCGGCCCTGGACGTTGGCGTACAGGTCCAGGGTCGGCTGGATGTTGTAGTGGCTGACCACCGCCGGGCTGTCAACGCGGGAGATATTCGCCAGGCCACCGAGGATCTGCGCCTGACCGTTGCTGCCGGTGACCGGTAAGGCCTCCAGGGCTGGCAGGCTGTCCAGGCGGTACTGCGGGGTGGCGGCGACGATGGAGTAGGACACGCCGTTCTTCGGGTTGAGCCAGAAGGTCGGCGCCACCTGGGAACTGCCAGCCAGGGAGGCGACCATGCTGTTGGTCACGTCGCGCTCGGTGATTCCCAGGCCATTGGCCCGCAGGCGATCGACCTTGACCGCCAGCGACGGATAGCCGGTGGACTGCTGCAGGCGCAAGTCGGCGATGCCCGGCACGTGGCGCAGGCGCCGTTGCAGCTCCAGGGCGTAGGCGCGGTTGGCCGCATCGTCAGGCCCGGAGATCTTCACGTCCAGCGGGGCCGGCGCGCCGAAATTGAGGATCTGGCTGCTGATGTCCGCCGGCAGGAAGGTGAACTGGCTACCGGGGAAACTCTCCGGCAGGGCCTCGCGCAAGCGCTTCACGTAATCGGCGGTGGGGGCGTGGCCGGGCTTGAGGGTGACCTGGATATCGCCATCCTGGGGGCCGATGGTGCCGCTGTTGCTGTAGGCCATGTCGATGCCACTCAGGGGGATGCCGATGTTGTCGATCACGCTGTCCAGCTCCTCGGGCGGGATTACCTCGCGAATTCGTGCTTCGATGCGGTCGAAGGCCGCCGCGCTTTCCTCGATCCGCGTGCCCAGGGGCAGGCGCACATGCAAGGCCAGGGCCCCGGCATCGGTGGCGGGGAAGAAATCCTGGCCCAGGCTCGGCAGCAGGGCGAAGGAGGCCAGCACACAGGCCAGGAAACCCAGGAGGAATGGCCGGCGCCTGGCCAAGGCCAGTCGCAGCAGGCCGTGGTAGGTGTCGCGCACATTGGAAAAACGCCGCTCGAAGCCTTGTTGGAACCCCAGCAGGGCGCGTGCCAGGGCATGCCGGGGCGGGGCGTGCTGCTCGCCTTCGTGGTGGTTGATGAAGGCATCTTCCGGGTGATGGCCTGGGCCGGCTTCCGGCACGTGGGGCTTGAGCAGGTACAGGGCCAGGGTCGGCACCAGGGTCCGCGACAGCAGGAAGGAGCTGGCCATGGCGAAGATCACCGCCAGGGCCATGGGCCGGAACAGGTAGCCGGCGATGCCCTGCAGCAGGAACATCGGCACGAAGACGATGCAGATGCACAGCAGCGAGACGAACGCCGGGCCGACGATCTGTTTGGCGCCGTCGAGGATAGCGTCCTTCACCGTCTTGCCCTGTTCCAGGTGCCAGTTGATGTTCTCGATGGTCACCGTGGCGTCGTCCACCAGAATTCCCACCGCCAGGGCCAGGCCGCCCAGGGTCATGACGTTGAGGGTCTGGCCGCTGGCGGCCAGCAGGGCGATGGCGGCGAGCACCGCCAGGGGAATCGAGGCGGCGATGATCAGCGTCGAGCGCCAACTGCCGAGGAACAGCAGGATCATCGCGCTGGTCAGCAGGGCGGCGATGATGCCTTCCTGGGCCACGCTGCCCACCGACTGCTTGACGAACACCGAGGCATCGCCCAAGAGCGAAGTCTTCAGCGCTGGCGGCAGGGTCTCATCGATGCGCGGCAGCATCTGGCGGATGCCATCGACGATGGCCAGGGTCGAGATATTGCCGTTCTTCAGGGCCGGCATCAGCACCGCCCGGTGGCCGTCGACCCGCACGATGTTGGTCTGCGGCGGCGCGCCGTCACGCACGTGGGCCACCTGGCCGATGGTGATCAAGGCGCCGTCGACGGTCTTGATCGGCAGGTCATTGAGCTCGTCGATGGCACTCGGGCTGTTGTTCAGCAGCACCGTGTATTCATTGCCACCCAGCTTGGCGGTGCCCACCGGGATGATCTGGTTCTGCGCCGCCAGGGCGTTGCCCACGTCCTGGGCGGACAGGCCCTTGGCCGCCAGCGCCTGGGGATCGAGGTCGAGGGTGATCTGCCGCTGCTTGCCGCCCATGGGCGTGGGCATCGCCAGGCCCGGCAGGGCGCTCAGGGGCAGGCGGATATTGTTCTGCACCAGGTCGCGAATCTTCGCCTCGGACAGGGTCGGGCTGGAAAACGCCATCTGCAGAATCGGCACCGTCGAGGCGCTGTAGTTGAGGATCAGCGGCGGGGTGATGCCCGGTGGCATCTGCTTGAGCACCGTCTGCGACACCGCGGTGACCTGGGCGTTGGCGGTGCGGATGTCCACCCCCGGCTGGAAGAAGATCTTGACGATCCCCATGCCCGGCAGCGACTGCGACTCGATGTGCTCGATGTCGTTGACCGTGGTGCTCAGCGAGCGCTCGTAGGTGTAGATCACCCGGCCGGCCATGGCGTCCGGCGACAGGCCGTTGTACTGCCAGGCTACCGCCACCACCGGGATGCCGATGTCCGGGAACACGTCGGTGGGCGTACGCAGGGCCGCCAGCGGCCCGATGATGCAGATGAAGATCGCCAGCACGATAAACGTGTAGGGCTTGAGCAGAGCGGTCTTGACCAGCCCGAGCATGGGGTGGACCTCCGAGACGGAAACGAGGCTCGGCAGTCTCCGGCGACCCACCTAACACGCGGCTTTCAGCCAGGTGAAGGAAGTTTTAGGTTGGGCCTTAACTTTCCTTCATGGGGATTCATTTGTCCTCGTTGCCGGGCCTCGACAAGCTGGATGGCAATCCGGCGCGGCTGGCGTTCGCAGTCGCACCCCGTGTTCCTTCTCACTGCCGAGGTACCTGCCATGAATGCCAAACCGCTGCTGCTGATTCCCGCCCTGAGCCTGGTGCTGGCGCTTTCCGCTTGCGCCGGCCCGATGCCCAAGGCCGACCCCAACGACGCCTGGATCAGCCTCGAGGAAGAAGCCCCCAGCGACCTGATGGCCGAACGCGTGGACGGCAAGAACGTCGACGACGGCCGCTACTTCCAGGTCCGCCCCGGCGCCCACCGCCTGGACGTGACCGTATTCGAAGACAGCACCGGCGACTCCAACCAGCAAGACTGCAACGGGCATGTCAGCTACAGCGGCTTCAAGGCCGGCGAGCATTACAAGCTGGTGGAATCGACCCTGGGCACCGAAGTGCGGGCGCGGCTGTATGACGGGCAGGGCAAGCAAGTGGCCAGTGCGAGTGGGTTCAGGTGTATGCCGGGGTGACGGCGCCTCTGGCACTGCGCAAACCAGGACATTTCGCTCAATAGAAAGAGAAGCGGCTGACTGCACGTTCAGGGAGGGAGGCCCAATGATGAGGACCTGAATCCTTCAAGCGGAGCCCTGTTTATGACTCAACCCGCCGGAGCCAAGCCGACTTCTACCGATGCGGCCTTCAGCGAAGTGGCGCAAATGATCGCCGCCGCGCGCCAACGCGCGGTGCGGGCGGTGAATACCGAGCTGCTGGAGTTGTATTGGCAGGTCGGTGCTTATATCAGTCGCAAGATCGAGACGGCGGAGTGGGGCGATGGGGTGGTGCCGCAACTGGCGGATTATCTGGCGCGGCAGCAGCCGGGGCTGCGAGGGTTTACCCGGCGCAACCTGTTCCGCATGCGTCAGTTCTATGAGGCTTATCGAGACGAGGAGAAAGTGTCAGCACTGCTGACACAATTATCCTGGACCCAGAACCTGATCATTCTTGCGCAAGGAAAACGCCCAGAAGAGCGCGAGTTTTATCTGCGCATGACAATCCAGGAACGGTGGTCAACCCGGGAACTGGAGCGCCAGATCAAATCAGCCCTCTTTGAACGCTCGCTGACCCGCCCGGCAAAAGTCTCGACAGCGTTGAGACAATTTCATCCCGAGGCGCTACAGGTGTTCAAGGATGCCTATGTGGTGGAGTTTCTCGACCTGGCCCAGGGGCATAACGAAGCCGACTTGCATCAAGGGCTGGTGCGGCAACTCAAAGACTTTCTGATCGAAATGGGGCGTGACTTCTGCTTTGTCGCCTCGCGCTATCCCCTGCAAGTCGGCGGGCGCGATTTCGTGCTGGATTTGCTGCTGTTCCACCGCGGACTGAATTGCCTGGTGGCCATTGAGCTCAAGGTCGGGCGTTTCGAACCTGAATACCTTGGCAAGCTGGATTTCTACCTCGAGGCCCTGGACCGCCAGGTGCGCAAACCCCATGAAAACCCGGCCCTGGGCGTGTTGCTCTGCGCCAGCAAGGACGATGAGGTGGTCGAGTACGCCCTCAACCGCTCACTCTCACCGGCCTTGATCGCCGAGTACCAGACCCAACTGCCGGACAAGAAGCTGCTGCAGGCCAAGCTGCATGAGTTTTATGCGCTGAATCCTCAGGTGGATTGAATCGCGTTATCGGCGCCCGAATTATTTTTCCGCCACCCCGTCACAAACCCCCCGGCTGGCCCGTCATGTCGGTGTATCCCTCAAATAACGGAGCCACCCCATGTCATCCAGCCACCCCACCCAAGCCGTCAACCTGCTGCAAACCATCCCCGAGATCTTCGACAGCCTGGGCCAGATCCACGGCCTGATCGACGCCCATGGCCTGGATCGCAAGCTGCATCACCTGGTGGTGCTGCGCGCCTCGCAGATCAACCAGTGCGGCTTCTGCGTGAAGATGCACACCCGCGAAGCCCGGGAAGACGGCGAAAGCAACGAGCGCCTGGACCGCCTGGTGGTCTGGCGCCACGTCAGCGACTTCAGCGCCGCTGAACGCGCCGCCCTGGCCTGGACCGAAGCCCTCACCGTGCTGCACGAAGGCACCGACTTCGGCCCGCTGCGCGCGGCCCTGCGCGAACATTTCAGCGACGCGCAGATCGCCGCCTTGACGGCCGATATCGGCATGATCAACCTGTGGAATCGCATGCAGGTGTCGAGGCACTGAGGATGGATCGAATCGATGACGCGACGGTGTTCGCAAGCCGTCGCAGCTTCCTGCTGGGCCTGGCCTACCGCCTCCTCGGCTCCCGCGCCGAAGCCGAAGACGTGGTGCAAGACCTGTTCATCAAATGGCTGGAGGCCGACCAAGCCTCCATCGCCAACCCCGCCGCCTGGCTGACCACCGCCTGCACCCGCCACTGCATCGACCTGCTGCGCTCCGCCCGCCGCGCCCGGGTTGACTACATCGGCACCTGGCTGCCGGAACCGATCCACACCCTGCACCACGAATCCCCCGAACAGAGCCATGAACTGGCCTCGTCGCTGTCCACCGCCTTTCTGCTATTGCTCGAGCGCCTGACACCCAAGGAGCGCGCTGCCTATCTGCTGTATGACATCTTCGACCTGGACTACTCACAAGTAGCTGCTGCACTCGATGTTCAAGAAGCCACCTGCCGCAAGTTGGTATCCCGCGCCAAAGCCAGCCTGGGTAATGCCCAGGTACGCCACCAACCGGAACCGTCCCGCCAGCAGGAACTGCTGAATGCCTTTCATGCCGCCATCGCCAGCGGTTCGACCCAGGGATTGGCGGCGTTGTTGTCTGAAGACGTTGAGCTGTGCGCCGATGGTGGCGGCAAGGCCAGCGCCATTCGCGAGACGCTGTATGGGTTGGAGGCGGTGTTGGCGTTTGTGGGTGAGTCCTTGAGCCGGTACTGGCGGGAGTATCAGTGGCAGGAGGTGGAGATCAATGGGGGGCGTGGGGTGGTGTTGCGGGGGGAGGGGGAGGAAGTGGTGGCGGTGGTGAGTTTTGGGTATGACGCGGAGGGAAGGGTGAATCGCGTCTTTATCATGCGCAATCCGGATAAGTTGGTGGGGGTGGGGAGTGGGGTGTTGGTGTGAGGCTCACATTGCGCAGCCCTGGGGCTGCGGGCCAATAAACCAAGGCCACCAATCCTACTGTAGGAGCAGCCGGTGGACGCTTGATTGCTCGCGATGGTCGTTAACGGTGACCGTGGATTGACTGGATAGACGCGGCGCTCTTAAACGCCATGACGGCTGTCGAATGTCGACTGGTTTCAGCCAAAGCGACCAAGTAAGCGATCAAGTAACCGACTAAGTAGCTCGACTGCTGTGGGGCCTGAACGGCGAATGAACCTGCTTGCCAGATTCCGTCCTATCTAGCACTTGCACTCGATTCAATCGTCCGGTATCTGCTTTACCCACTAAAAGGGCATTGCAGTTCGATATCGGCTCTGAATCAGCAAACAGGGAGAAACACCAATGGCCGTATGGCTGGTCCGGGCGGGCTCCGCAGGAGAATTCGAAGACAAATTTATCAGTGAGAGCCGTGTCTATGTGACGTGGGATGAACTGGATGTGGATCTGAGTGCGTTCAAGCAACGTGACCAGATAAAGACCGAACTGGAAGCACGCTACCCGGATGCAAAACCCAGAACACTGCAAAACTGGAGCAGCCAGATTTGGCCTTTCGCTCAGCGCATGCAGGCGGGGGATTTGATCGTACTGTCGCTCAAAACCCAGCCGGTGGTGTATATCGGCAAGCTGGTCGGTGATTATCAATTTGCCGTCGGAGGCCCCGATCCATTTTTTCATTGGCGAGCGGTTGAATGGATTGGCGAGGCAATTCCTCGCTCCAATTTCTCCCAGGACCTGCTCTACAGCTTCGGCGCGTTTATGACCATTTGCCGGATTCAGCGTAACAACGCAGAAGAACGCATTCGCTCGATGCATAAAAATGGCTGGCAACCCGAGACGTTGCAGCAATTGGTCTGTGATACGGCTACTGCCTCTGATGAAGTGGCTGTCGAGGAGGCCGAAACCGATCTGGAGCGTACCGGCAAAGACCATATCGTCCGACTGATCGAACGACGCTTTAAAGGTCATCGTCTGACCACTCTGGTAGCAGCGATTTTGCGGGCGCAGGGCTTTAGCGTTTGGCAGAGCCCGGAAGGTGCTGATGGTGGTGTTGACGTGCTGGCCAGTAACGGCGTGATGGGCTTTGGTGGGCAGGCGATATGCGTTGAGGTGAAGTCGGGCACAGGTTTGGTGGATCGTCCGACTGTCGACAAGCTGCTGGGGGCGATGAGTAAGTTCAACGCCAGCCAGGGACTTTTCGTGGCCTGGGGTGGTTATCGTGGGAGTGTGCAGAAGGAGCTGGCATCTAGTTTTTTCCGCTTGCGGTTGTGGAATCAGGATGACCTGCTGGATCAGCTATTTATGTACTACGACCGGTTGGATGAGGGGATCAAGTCGGAGCTGCCATTGAAGCGGATTTGGACTGCAGCTTTGATGGAGGATATTTGAAGCTTCAGTGAAATGGGATGCATGCCGAAGAGCTAACCAGCAGAGAGCGGCCAGAGGCAGCAGCTCACTTCAGGCTGCTTTCGCCCTGCGGAAAGCAAAATTCGACCAGAATTGATCGTCCCTTTTTTGCCCTCCGGTCCGACGTCTCAGTGCAGGGTATTGTGGGGACTGGAGGCTAGATACCTCCAGCTACACGATTATGAACAGATTGTTCATTTTCACTAAATCGATGACAGTCCCAATTCTTTTAGAAAGATATTGTGAGCCTCAGCTGCTTTTGCGGCACGTTTTTCAATCTCCTTTAATTCAGCGTTCACAACCTGTAAATCAATTTTTTTCTCTGCTGTGGCGGTGCTGACGTAACGGGAAATATTTAGATTGAAATCGTTCTTCTCGATCTCCCCCATCGACACCCGTCGAGAGTAGCGCTCCTCT
It contains:
- a CDS encoding efflux RND transporter periplasmic adaptor subunit — translated: MSPDHTPSRKRLMLLGIGGLSLAALLVASGLAARTRHERAVAAWTETAAVPQVLAVQPQPNAQGDSLRLPAHLEAWSKAPIHARVSGYLKDWSADIGTQVAAGQVLAHIDSPDLDQQVAQARARMLQQQANARLAQTTAARWQNLVASHSVSRQEADEKRANATAAQASAAAAAADYARLSALEDYKTIRAPFAGVVTARHTDIGQLVKADSDSDPQLFDLSDTHKLRLYVPIPQNYASVIRPGLTARLTVPEHPGQQFSAQLVGDSCAVDPRSGTLLAQFVAANPDGALHPGDYAEASLALAADTHGLSIPASALIFRAQGTQVALIDSAKHVHLRSIHIGLDLGDRLVIDQGLQATDQVIDNPPDALREGDLVQLADAGGAHAPKA
- a CDS encoding efflux RND transporter permease subunit, whose protein sequence is MLGLVKTALLKPYTFIVLAIFICIIGPLAALRTPTDVFPDIGIPVVAVAWQYNGLSPDAMAGRVIYTYERSLSTTVNDIEHIESQSLPGMGIVKIFFQPGVDIRTANAQVTAVSQTVLKQMPPGITPPLILNYSASTVPILQMAFSSPTLSEAKIRDLVQNNIRLPLSALPGLAMPTPMGGKQRQITLDLDPQALAAKGLSAQDVGNALAAQNQIIPVGTAKLGGNEYTVLLNNSPSAIDELNDLPIKTVDGALITIGQVAHVRDGAPPQTNIVRVDGHRAVLMPALKNGNISTLAIVDGIRQMLPRIDETLPPALKTSLLGDASVFVKQSVGSVAQEGIIAALLTSAMILLFLGSWRSTLIIAASIPLAVLAAIALLAASGQTLNVMTLGGLALAVGILVDDATVTIENINWHLEQGKTVKDAILDGAKQIVGPAFVSLLCICIVFVPMFLLQGIAGYLFRPMALAVIFAMASSFLLSRTLVPTLALYLLKPHVPEAGPGHHPEDAFINHHEGEQHAPPRHALARALLGFQQGFERRFSNVRDTYHGLLRLALARRRPFLLGFLACVLASFALLPSLGQDFFPATDAGALALHVRLPLGTRIEESAAAFDRIEARIREVIPPEELDSVIDNIGIPLSGIDMAYSNSGTIGPQDGDIQVTLKPGHAPTADYVKRLREALPESFPGSQFTFLPADISSQILNFGAPAPLDVKISGPDDAANRAYALELQRRLRHVPGIADLRLQQSTGYPSLAVKVDRLRANGLGITERDVTNSMVASLAGSSQVAPTFWLNPKNGVSYSIVAATPQYRLDSLPALEALPVTGSNGQAQILGGLANISRVDSPAVVSHYNIQPTLDLYANVQGRDLGAVAHDMQQVLDDAAALRPKGATVSLHGQIDALHQAFSGLSLGLLGAVVLIYLLIVVNFQSWLDPLVIISALPAALAGIVWMLFLSGTSLSVPALTGAILCMGVATANSILVVSFCRERLAEHGDALLAALEAGYTRFRPVCMTALAMIIGMLPLALSEEQNAPLGRAVIGGLLLATVATLIFVPVVFSLVHGRRSHPAVAGETTHVA
- a CDS encoding PDDEXK nuclease domain-containing protein, with protein sequence MTQPAGAKPTSTDAAFSEVAQMIAAARQRAVRAVNTELLELYWQVGAYISRKIETAEWGDGVVPQLADYLARQQPGLRGFTRRNLFRMRQFYEAYRDEEKVSALLTQLSWTQNLIILAQGKRPEEREFYLRMTIQERWSTRELERQIKSALFERSLTRPAKVSTALRQFHPEALQVFKDAYVVEFLDLAQGHNEADLHQGLVRQLKDFLIEMGRDFCFVASRYPLQVGGRDFVLDLLLFHRGLNCLVAIELKVGRFEPEYLGKLDFYLEALDRQVRKPHENPALGVLLCASKDDEVVEYALNRSLSPALIAEYQTQLPDKKLLQAKLHEFYALNPQVD
- a CDS encoding carboxymuconolactone decarboxylase family protein: MSSSHPTQAVNLLQTIPEIFDSLGQIHGLIDAHGLDRKLHHLVVLRASQINQCGFCVKMHTREAREDGESNERLDRLVVWRHVSDFSAAERAALAWTEALTVLHEGTDFGPLRAALREHFSDAQIAALTADIGMINLWNRMQVSRH
- the sigJ gene encoding RNA polymerase sigma factor SigJ yields the protein MDRIDDATVFASRRSFLLGLAYRLLGSRAEAEDVVQDLFIKWLEADQASIANPAAWLTTACTRHCIDLLRSARRARVDYIGTWLPEPIHTLHHESPEQSHELASSLSTAFLLLLERLTPKERAAYLLYDIFDLDYSQVAAALDVQEATCRKLVSRAKASLGNAQVRHQPEPSRQQELLNAFHAAIASGSTQGLAALLSEDVELCADGGGKASAIRETLYGLEAVLAFVGESLSRYWREYQWQEVEINGGRGVVLRGEGEEVVAVVSFGYDAEGRVNRVFIMRNPDKLVGVGSGVLV
- a CDS encoding restriction endonuclease; translation: MAVWLVRAGSAGEFEDKFISESRVYVTWDELDVDLSAFKQRDQIKTELEARYPDAKPRTLQNWSSQIWPFAQRMQAGDLIVLSLKTQPVVYIGKLVGDYQFAVGGPDPFFHWRAVEWIGEAIPRSNFSQDLLYSFGAFMTICRIQRNNAEERIRSMHKNGWQPETLQQLVCDTATASDEVAVEEAETDLERTGKDHIVRLIERRFKGHRLTTLVAAILRAQGFSVWQSPEGADGGVDVLASNGVMGFGGQAICVEVKSGTGLVDRPTVDKLLGAMSKFNASQGLFVAWGGYRGSVQKELASSFFRLRLWNQDDLLDQLFMYYDRLDEGIKSELPLKRIWTAALMEDI